Proteins encoded within one genomic window of Arachis ipaensis cultivar K30076 chromosome B08, Araip1.1, whole genome shotgun sequence:
- the LOC107612303 gene encoding auxin-responsive protein SAUR50 — protein sequence MAKLSARSMKKSATSNSFRFVVEKLIHKSLLMGSNNKKSSSCNDCVPEDVKEGHFAVIAEGGGDDEEAPKRLVMPLSCLRNPAFLRLLEQAEEEYGFDHEGALTIPCTPSQLQRILLLEQQQTTNNNNNHLFNFSTNHLQFIIS from the coding sequence ATGGCCAAGTTAAGTGCTAGAAGCATGAAGAAGAGTGCTACTAGTAACAGTTTCAGGTTTGTGGTGGAGAAACTAATTCATAAGAGTTTGTTAATGGGGAGCAACAACAAGAAGTCATCATCTTGTAATGATTGTGTGCCTGAGGATGTGAAAGAAGGACATTTTGCAGTGATTGCTGagggtggtggtgatgatgaggaaGCTCCAAAGAGGTTGGTGATGCCACTGAGTTGTTTGAGAAACCCAGCATTCTTGAGGCTATTGGAGCAGGCTGAAGAGGAGTATGGCTTTGACCATGAAGGTGCACTCACCATTCCTTGCACCCCTTCTCAACTTCAAAGGATACTACTTCTTGAACAGCAACAAactaccaacaacaacaacaaccacctcttCAACTTCTCAACTAATCACCTCCAATTCATCATCTCATAA
- the LOC107610422 gene encoding uncharacterized protein LOC107610422 has product MAEIWGMYIGVKLASELGIRTLVVESDSKCAITLTQKMSPEIHGNSSLIRSIKELLVKMEDVKVRHIYREANFCDDTLAKLGQEHELGIKFWEQPPPYLFHHLLADACGMKFSKIATGLSEGSGDETVERKAQTELTEGSVNKTAGRERKRN; this is encoded by the exons ATGGCTGAGATTTGGGGCATGTATATTGGGGTTAAACTAGCATCTGAGTTGGGGATTAGGACGTTGGTGGTGGAATCAGACTCAAAGTGCGCTATAACGCTGACTCAGAAGATGTCACCGGAGATCCATGGTAACTCCTCCCTCATTCGTTCTATCAAGGAGCTTTTGGTGAAGATGGAAGATGTTAAAGTTAGACACATCTACAGAGAGGCGAATTTCTGTGATGATACTCTTGCTAAACTCGGACAGGAACATGAACTAGGAATTAAATTTTGGGAACAACCACCTCCATATTTGTTCCATCATCTTCTTGCTGATGCATGCGGGATGAAGTTCAGCAAAATTGCA ACGGGACTGTCAGAAGGAAGCGGAGATGAAACTGTCGAAAGgaaagcgcagacggaactgacGGAAGGAAGCGTAAACAAAACTGCCGGAAGGGAGCGCAAACGGAACTGA
- the LOC107610421 gene encoding pollen-specific leucine-rich repeat extensin-like protein 1, translating to MNHPQPKKPSYEPTKAASQPSRPKAQPSKPNPQPRKPSSQPSKPNQPFSQPTKPTHEASKTTCQPVKTPLQSTKLHPQQTKSNSQRKKVPHHSKTSSQPAKTPESNKKKGNTSACRVTRSGRTVREGPIQDEDSDSHDSYESTEDELYKPPKVVGDSLYSSESDSDSGKGSQRKQKQAEAKEKHRPPKSRLADKEIDTDDSSYEGFEDEETDQLIGRPPKLQVIKRKARSISSPKHIATGSVAVSAETIKGTSSRTAKRLEKFMTFVPTPVFKAPRKNDDKV from the exons ATGAACCACCCTCAGCCAAAGAAACCAAGCTATGAGCCCACTAAGGCAGCCTCACAGCCCAGTAGGCCTAAAGCTCAGCCCAGTAAGCCCAATCCTCAGCCCAGGAAGCCATCCTCACAGCCCAGTAAGCCCAATCAGCCTTTTTCTCAGCCCACCAAACCAACACATGAAGCCTCAAAGACCACCTGTCAGCCCGTAAAGACTCCCTTGCAGTCAACAAAACTCCACCCTCAACAAACCAAAAGCAACAGTCAGAGGAAGAAAGTCCCACATCATTCCAAAACATCCTCTCAACCAGCCAAAACGCCAGAAAGTAATAAGAAGAAAGGAAATACCAGTGCATGCAGAGTAACAAGATCCGGAAGAACTGTAAGAGAAGGTCCCATCCAGGATGAAGATTCTGACTCTCATGACTCGTATGAGAGTACTGAAGATGAGTTGTACAAGCCTCCAAAGGTTGTAGGAGACAGTTTATACAGCAGTGAAAGTGATAGTGATAGTGGAAAAGGCTCACAAAGAAAGCAAAAGCAAGCTGAAGCAAAGGAGAAGCATAGGCCTCCTAAGTCTAGACTAGCAGATAAAGAAATTGACACTGATGACTCAAGTTATGAGGGTTTCGAAGATGAAGAAACA GATCAATTGATTGGTAGGCCACCTAAGTTGCAAGTGATCAAAAGAAAAGCAAGGTCAATTTCCTCCCCAAAGCATATTGCAACTGGATCTGTGGCTGTTTCTGCTGAGACCATTAAAGGGACAAGCTCCAGAACTGCTAAGCGGCTGGAAAAATTCATGACCTTTGTGCCTACTCCAGTCTTCAAGGCTCCAAGGAAGAATGATGATAAAGTTTGA